In the genome of Myxococcus stipitatus, one region contains:
- the rpoC gene encoding DNA-directed RNA polymerase subunit beta', producing MKDIFNFFEKPKDPLSFNAIRIALASPDKIRQWSHGEVKKPETINYRTFKPERDGLFCARIFGPVKDYECNCGKYKRMKHRGVVCEKCGVEVIQSKVRRERLGHITLATPVAHIWFLKSLPSRIGNLLDITLKELEKVLYCESYIVLDPKSTPLQKGELISEEKMHRLYQEHGEDSFTTGMGGEAVREMLKALDVERLSEDLRKDMRETTSEAKRKKYAKRLKVAEAFRVSGNKPEWMMLDVIPVIPPDLRPLVPLDGGRFATSDLNDLYRRVINRNNRLKRLQELNAPDIIIRNEKRMLQEAVDALFDNGRRGKTITGPNKRPLKSLSDMLKGKQGRFRQNLLGKRVDYSGRSVIVVGPELRLHQCGLPKIMALELFKPFIYNKLEEKGYVTTIKSAKKMVEKERPEVWDILEDVIREHPVLLNRAPTLHRLGMQAFEPVLIEGKAIQLHPLVCAAFNADFDGDQMAVHVPLSIEAQMEARVLMMSTNNILSPANGKPIIVPTQDMVLGIYYMTRAREFANGEGRVFSSPDEVRAAYDHGEVHLQAKVVCRIDGKRKETTVGRVLLWEVVPRRVGFDAINKVLDKKSLGGLIDLCYRLTGEKETVLLADRIRSLGYFNATRAGISIALKDMIIPAKKQEFLDYARKEVAEIENQYLEGLITDGERYNKVIDIWAEVTEKVAQEMMQQISQEEASGDKDGKRESRKQPSFNPIYIMADSGARGSAQQIRQLAGMRGLMAKPSGEIIETPITANFREGLSVLQYFISTHGARKGLADTALKTANSGYLTRRLVDVAQDAIINEYDCGTMDGLFIGALVEGGEIIEPLGERILGRVALDDILDPVTGEVLVRANEEIDEDRVRRIENSGLDKVKIRSVLTCQAKRGICVECYGRDLARGRKVSVGEAVGVIAAQSIGEPGTQLTMRTFHIGGAATRRAEQSSLENRYAGSVKFAGLITVQKTDGTLVAMNRNGELVVVDDSGRERERYQVIYGARILVKEGQRIEPGTLVAEWDPFAIPLLTEVGGVVRYEDIIEGVTMSETLDEVTGLSRKTIIESKDPEARPRVSIRDAQGNTKDLPSSRNPASYFLPQGSIITVNDGDEIHPGEVIAKVPRETTKTKDITGGLPRVAELFEARKPKDAAAIAEIDGVVSFGKDTKGKRKLIITPEVNGEQRTDLAKEYLISKGKNISVHSGDRVKAGEAMMDGAANPHDILKVLGEKELARYLVDEVQEVYRLQGVKINDKHIETIVRQMLRRVRVTDVGDTNFLVDEQVEKWVFEEENEKIMAEGKRPAVGEPLLLGITKASLSTESFISASSFQETTKVLTEAAINGKVDYLRGLKENVIMGRLIPAGTGLPNYKHLDIEVESPTDEVNEMEAALAGAHGDSGPLSGSSRSEGTQSTGAA from the coding sequence GTGAAGGACATTTTCAACTTCTTCGAGAAGCCGAAGGACCCGTTGTCGTTCAACGCCATCCGCATCGCGCTGGCGTCGCCCGACAAGATTCGGCAGTGGTCGCACGGCGAGGTGAAGAAGCCGGAGACCATCAACTACCGCACGTTCAAGCCCGAGCGTGACGGCCTGTTCTGCGCCCGCATTTTCGGGCCTGTGAAGGACTACGAGTGCAACTGCGGCAAGTACAAGCGCATGAAGCACCGGGGCGTGGTGTGTGAGAAGTGCGGCGTGGAGGTCATCCAGTCGAAGGTCCGCCGTGAGCGCCTGGGTCACATCACCCTGGCGACGCCGGTGGCCCACATCTGGTTCCTGAAGTCGCTGCCGAGCCGCATCGGCAACCTGCTCGACATCACGCTCAAGGAGCTGGAGAAGGTCCTCTACTGCGAGAGCTACATCGTCCTCGACCCCAAGTCGACGCCGCTGCAGAAGGGCGAGCTCATCAGCGAGGAGAAGATGCACCGGCTCTACCAGGAGCACGGTGAGGACTCCTTCACCACGGGCATGGGCGGCGAGGCCGTCCGCGAGATGCTCAAGGCCCTGGACGTGGAGCGTCTGTCCGAGGACCTGCGCAAGGACATGCGCGAGACCACCAGCGAGGCGAAGCGGAAGAAGTACGCCAAGCGCCTGAAGGTGGCGGAGGCGTTCCGCGTCTCCGGCAACAAGCCCGAGTGGATGATGCTGGACGTGATTCCGGTGATTCCGCCGGACCTGCGCCCGCTGGTTCCGCTCGACGGCGGCCGTTTCGCGACGTCCGACCTGAACGACCTGTACCGCCGCGTCATCAACCGCAACAACCGTCTGAAGCGCCTGCAGGAGCTCAACGCTCCCGACATCATCATCCGCAACGAGAAGCGGATGCTGCAGGAGGCCGTGGACGCGCTGTTCGACAACGGCCGCCGCGGGAAGACCATCACCGGCCCGAACAAGCGGCCGCTCAAGTCGCTGTCCGACATGCTCAAGGGCAAGCAGGGCCGGTTCCGCCAGAACCTGCTCGGCAAGCGCGTGGACTACTCGGGCCGCTCCGTCATCGTCGTCGGTCCCGAGCTGCGCCTGCACCAGTGCGGCCTGCCGAAGATCATGGCGCTCGAGCTGTTCAAGCCGTTCATCTACAACAAGCTCGAAGAGAAGGGGTACGTCACCACCATCAAGTCGGCGAAGAAGATGGTGGAGAAGGAGCGTCCCGAGGTTTGGGACATCCTCGAGGACGTCATCCGCGAGCACCCGGTGCTCCTCAACCGCGCGCCCACGCTGCACCGTCTGGGCATGCAGGCCTTCGAGCCCGTGCTGATTGAAGGCAAGGCCATCCAGCTCCACCCGCTGGTGTGCGCCGCCTTCAACGCCGACTTCGACGGCGACCAGATGGCCGTCCACGTGCCGCTCTCCATCGAAGCCCAGATGGAAGCCCGCGTGCTGATGATGTCGACGAACAACATCCTCAGCCCCGCGAACGGCAAGCCCATCATCGTCCCGACGCAGGACATGGTGCTCGGCATCTACTACATGACGCGCGCCCGCGAGTTCGCCAACGGCGAGGGCCGCGTGTTCAGCTCGCCCGACGAAGTGCGCGCCGCGTACGACCACGGCGAGGTGCACCTGCAGGCGAAGGTGGTCTGCCGCATCGACGGCAAGCGCAAGGAGACCACCGTCGGCCGCGTCCTCCTGTGGGAAGTCGTCCCGCGCCGCGTGGGCTTCGACGCCATCAACAAGGTGCTGGACAAGAAGTCGCTCGGCGGCCTCATCGACCTCTGCTACCGCCTCACGGGCGAGAAGGAGACGGTGCTGCTCGCGGACCGCATCCGCAGCCTGGGCTACTTCAACGCGACCCGCGCCGGTATCTCCATCGCGCTCAAGGACATGATCATCCCTGCGAAGAAGCAGGAGTTCCTGGACTACGCGCGCAAGGAAGTGGCGGAGATCGAGAACCAGTACCTCGAGGGTCTCATCACTGACGGCGAGCGCTACAACAAGGTCATCGACATCTGGGCGGAGGTCACCGAGAAGGTCGCCCAGGAGATGATGCAGCAGATCTCCCAGGAAGAGGCCTCGGGGGACAAGGACGGCAAGCGCGAGTCGCGCAAGCAGCCCTCGTTCAACCCCATCTACATCATGGCCGACTCCGGAGCGCGTGGTAGCGCCCAGCAGATCCGTCAGCTGGCCGGTATGCGCGGCCTGATGGCGAAGCCGTCCGGCGAAATCATCGAGACGCCCATCACCGCGAACTTCCGCGAGGGCCTCTCCGTGCTGCAGTACTTCATCTCCACGCACGGCGCCCGCAAGGGTCTGGCGGACACGGCGCTCAAGACGGCCAACTCCGGTTACCTCACCCGCCGTCTCGTCGACGTGGCGCAGGACGCCATCATCAACGAGTACGACTGCGGCACCATGGACGGTCTGTTCATCGGCGCCCTGGTCGAGGGTGGTGAGATCATCGAGCCGCTCGGCGAGCGCATCCTGGGCCGCGTGGCCCTGGACGACATCCTCGACCCCGTGACGGGCGAGGTGCTGGTGCGCGCCAACGAGGAGATCGACGAGGACCGCGTCCGCCGCATCGAGAACAGCGGTCTGGACAAGGTGAAGATCCGCTCGGTGCTCACGTGCCAGGCCAAGCGCGGCATCTGCGTGGAGTGCTACGGCCGTGACCTGGCGCGTGGCCGCAAGGTGTCCGTGGGTGAGGCCGTCGGCGTCATCGCGGCGCAGTCCATCGGTGAGCCGGGTACGCAGCTGACGATGCGTACCTTCCACATCGGTGGCGCGGCGACGCGGCGCGCGGAGCAGTCCAGCCTGGAGAACCGCTACGCCGGTAGCGTGAAGTTCGCGGGTCTCATCACGGTGCAGAAGACGGACGGCACCCTGGTGGCGATGAACCGCAACGGCGAGCTCGTCGTGGTCGACGACTCCGGCCGTGAGCGCGAGCGCTACCAGGTCATCTACGGCGCCCGCATCCTGGTGAAGGAAGGCCAGCGCATCGAGCCGGGCACCCTGGTGGCCGAGTGGGACCCGTTCGCGATTCCGCTGCTCACCGAGGTCGGCGGCGTCGTCCGGTACGAGGACATCATCGAAGGCGTCACGATGTCCGAGACGCTGGACGAGGTGACGGGTCTGTCGCGAAAGACCATCATCGAGTCCAAGGACCCGGAGGCGCGTCCGCGCGTCTCCATCCGCGATGCCCAGGGCAACACGAAGGACCTGCCCTCGTCCCGCAACCCGGCGAGCTACTTCCTGCCGCAGGGCTCCATCATCACCGTCAACGACGGCGATGAGATCCACCCGGGCGAAGTCATCGCCAAGGTGCCGCGCGAGACGACCAAGACGAAGGACATCACGGGCGGTCTGCCCCGCGTGGCCGAGCTGTTCGAGGCGCGCAAGCCGAAGGATGCCGCGGCCATCGCGGAGATCGACGGCGTGGTGTCGTTCGGTAAGGACACCAAGGGCAAGCGCAAGCTCATCATCACCCCCGAGGTGAATGGCGAGCAGCGCACGGACCTGGCCAAGGAGTATTTGATCTCCAAGGGCAAGAACATCAGCGTCCACTCCGGCGACCGCGTGAAGGCCGGCGAGGCGATGATGGACGGCGCGGCCAACCCACACGACATCCTCAAGGTGCTGGGCGAGAAGGAGCTCGCGCGCTACCTGGTGGACGAAGTGCAGGAAGTCTACCGGCTCCAGGGCGTGAAGATTAACGACAAGCACATCGAGACCATCGTGCGGCAGATGCTCCGCCGCGTGCGCGTCACCGATGTGGGCGACACCAACTTCCTGGTCGACGAGCAGGTCGAGAAATGGGTGTTCGAGGAGGAGAACGAGAAGATCATGGCCGAGGGCAAGCGCCCGGCCGTGGGTGAGCCGCTGCTGCTCGGCATCACGAAGGCCTCGCTCTCCACCGAGTCGTTCATCTCGGCGTCCTCCTTCCAGGAGACCACCAAGGTGCTCACCGAGGCCGCCATCAACGGCAAGGTGGACTACCTCCGCGGCCTCAAGGAGAACGTCATCATGGGCCGGCTCATCCCCGCCGGCACGGGCCTGCCGAACTACAAGCACCTCGACATCGAGGTGGAGAGCCCGACCGACGAGGTCAACGAGATGGAGGCTGCTCTGGCCGGTGCCCATGGCGACTCGGGCCCGCTGTCCGGGTCGTCCCGCTCGGAAGGCACCCAGTCGACCGGCGCCGCCTAA
- a CDS encoding phasin family protein: protein MDNKPEAPREKNPVTETFERIWSQALLAVNTAEEEAARAVQKVAAVAGWSQDEVKRQAQAFSDRLAGHRKDLEHNVEDRVRAALLLMKLPRREELQAFGSRLDRLAERIQDLEHRK from the coding sequence TTGGACAACAAGCCTGAGGCCCCCCGAGAGAAGAACCCTGTCACAGAAACTTTCGAGCGCATCTGGAGTCAGGCGCTCCTGGCCGTGAACACGGCGGAAGAAGAGGCCGCCCGAGCGGTGCAGAAGGTGGCGGCTGTGGCGGGCTGGAGCCAGGACGAAGTGAAGCGGCAGGCGCAGGCCTTCTCGGACCGGCTGGCCGGCCACCGCAAGGACCTGGAGCACAACGTGGAGGACCGAGTCCGGGCCGCGCTGTTGCTGATGAAGCTGCCCCGTCGTGAGGAGCTTCAAGCCTTTGGAAGCCGGTTGGACCGCCTGGCCGAACGCATCCAGGACCTGGAGCACCGCAAGTGA
- a CDS encoding lytic transglycosylase domain-containing protein, producing the protein MTSPAPSGGRSFGTRFFDSLHALSSGCSRLPLLAGMALVVSARLVPLLEERPVQPVVPERVVAESAFPEASLIDAVLSRRAPDLGLTLRRQLGQAIAEEARTAGYDPLLVLALIDVESDFAEEAVSEKGAKGLMQIKPSTLHFLAEKAGLRLSREEVTADTALCVRLGIRYLRSLQDRFGGDLELALMAYNAGPTRIRNAIKQGELERFRRYPRAVRRDFRRFREGHGLGGDWALAQREAPGADVEPTP; encoded by the coding sequence GTGACGAGTCCCGCCCCCTCGGGCGGGAGGTCTTTCGGCACGCGGTTCTTCGATTCTCTCCACGCCCTCAGCTCTGGCTGTTCCCGGCTCCCCCTGCTGGCGGGAATGGCGCTCGTCGTCTCCGCGCGGCTCGTTCCGCTGCTGGAGGAGCGCCCCGTCCAGCCGGTGGTGCCCGAGCGTGTGGTCGCGGAGAGCGCATTTCCCGAGGCGTCGCTGATCGACGCCGTGCTCTCCCGGCGGGCTCCGGACCTGGGCCTCACGCTGCGGCGGCAGTTGGGACAGGCCATCGCGGAGGAGGCTCGGACGGCGGGGTATGATCCGCTGCTCGTGCTGGCCCTCATCGACGTGGAGTCGGACTTCGCGGAGGAGGCTGTCTCCGAGAAGGGCGCGAAGGGGCTGATGCAGATCAAGCCCAGCACGCTCCACTTCCTGGCGGAGAAGGCGGGGCTTCGGCTGTCCCGCGAGGAAGTGACGGCGGACACCGCGCTGTGTGTCCGGCTGGGCATCCGCTACCTGCGCTCACTCCAGGACCGCTTCGGCGGAGACCTGGAGCTGGCGCTGATGGCGTACAACGCGGGGCCCACCCGCATCCGCAACGCCATCAAGCAGGGCGAGCTGGAGCGGTTCCGGCGCTACCCTCGGGCCGTGCGGCGTGACTTCCGCCGGTTCCGGGAAGGGCATGGCCTGGGCGGAGATTGGGCCCTGGCCCAGCGCGAGGCCCCTGGCGCCGACGTCGAACCCACTCCCTGA
- the tgl gene encoding social motility TPR repeat lipoprotein Tgl, with protein MLRLASASCSLALLLALSGCAHVPSEKERRLAEIHYDLAITAQQDGHIQDAIRELNVALKNDPDYPEANNAMGVLLHLAFQRHGEAAEHYQRALKVRPNFSEARTNLANVHLDQGNYDEAIKLYEQVLNDMTYLTPYIAQGNLGWALYKKGETERGVGSLKAAVTTNPGFCMGYRNLGIIFDETGRTEDSCRQFSRFRETCPEVAEAYMREGVCLAKLGQADAAKQAFAVCETKAKPAEQGIKDDCRRLLEKL; from the coding sequence ATGCTCCGGCTTGCCTCCGCGTCCTGTTCCCTCGCGCTCCTCCTGGCGCTCTCCGGTTGTGCCCATGTCCCGTCGGAGAAGGAGCGCCGTCTCGCGGAGATTCACTACGACCTGGCCATCACCGCCCAGCAGGACGGGCACATCCAGGACGCGATTCGTGAGTTGAACGTCGCCCTGAAGAACGACCCGGACTACCCCGAGGCGAACAACGCGATGGGCGTGCTGCTGCACCTGGCCTTCCAGCGGCATGGCGAGGCGGCGGAGCACTACCAGCGCGCGTTGAAGGTCCGGCCCAACTTCTCGGAGGCCCGTACCAACCTGGCCAACGTGCACCTCGACCAGGGGAACTACGACGAGGCCATCAAGCTCTACGAGCAGGTCCTCAACGACATGACCTACCTGACGCCCTACATCGCGCAGGGCAACCTGGGCTGGGCGCTCTACAAGAAGGGCGAGACGGAGCGCGGGGTGGGCAGCCTCAAGGCGGCCGTGACGACGAACCCGGGCTTCTGCATGGGCTACCGCAACCTGGGCATCATCTTCGACGAGACGGGCCGCACCGAGGACTCATGCCGGCAGTTCTCGCGCTTCCGGGAGACGTGCCCCGAGGTGGCCGAGGCGTACATGCGCGAGGGCGTGTGTCTGGCCAAGCTGGGCCAGGCGGATGCCGCCAAGCAGGCCTTCGCGGTGTGTGAGACGAAGGCCAAGCCCGCCGAGCAGGGAATCAAGGACGACTGCCGAAGGCTGCTCGAAAAGCTCTAG
- a CDS encoding helix-turn-helix transcriptional regulator, whose amino-acid sequence MDHVDFGKYLSQQRELRGLSLEDVARETKIPPTLIAALEAGQVERLPSRIFVVNYIKAYAQVIGLSPEEAVLRYEEVDRSVPAPSPAQLETERRKRAYVGLSVLLVALALGVYLFLVLSGKLPSPLAR is encoded by the coding sequence GTGGACCACGTCGACTTCGGCAAGTACCTCAGCCAGCAGCGGGAGCTGCGAGGCCTGTCTCTCGAGGACGTCGCTCGGGAGACCAAGATTCCGCCGACGCTCATCGCCGCGCTGGAGGCGGGGCAGGTGGAGCGGTTGCCCTCGCGCATCTTCGTGGTGAACTACATCAAGGCCTACGCCCAGGTCATCGGCCTGTCTCCCGAGGAGGCCGTGCTCCGCTACGAGGAGGTGGACCGCTCGGTTCCCGCCCCGTCGCCCGCGCAGCTCGAGACGGAGCGGCGCAAGCGGGCCTATGTCGGTCTGTCCGTCCTCCTGGTGGCCTTGGCGCTGGGCGTGTACCTGTTCCTCGTGCTGAGCGGGAAGCTTCCCTCTCCGCTCGCGCGTTGA
- the recO gene encoding DNA repair protein RecO — protein sequence MERYDDDALVLSTVDYGESDRLVTLLTREHGKLTAFAAGARKSKRRFAGALEPFMRLRVHLVETRGSTVRLDSTDIVAGYYAARQDLSLIARALYAVELCRELTRDHEPQSELFVLLEGYLTRLDAKEAGPTSLLAFELSALAHAGLMPRFDACSLCGSPPGERPRFDQAHGGAVCEPCSLRAREAVPVPVALLSGLRALQEGERTPLPADLRARARSLLNVFIAHHLGRRLKSVDFMAQVGLD from the coding sequence ATGGAGCGCTACGACGACGACGCGCTCGTGCTGTCCACCGTGGACTATGGCGAGTCGGATCGGCTCGTCACGCTGCTGACGCGCGAGCATGGGAAGCTGACGGCCTTCGCCGCGGGGGCTCGAAAGAGCAAGCGTCGCTTCGCGGGGGCGCTGGAGCCGTTCATGCGGCTTCGCGTGCACCTCGTCGAGACGCGCGGCTCCACCGTGCGCCTGGACTCCACCGACATCGTCGCGGGCTACTACGCCGCGCGGCAGGACCTGTCGCTCATCGCCCGGGCCTTGTACGCCGTGGAGCTGTGCCGCGAGCTGACGCGAGACCATGAGCCGCAGTCGGAGCTCTTCGTCCTGCTCGAGGGCTACCTGACGCGGCTGGACGCGAAGGAGGCGGGGCCCACGTCGCTGCTGGCCTTCGAGCTGTCGGCCCTGGCCCACGCGGGTTTGATGCCGCGCTTCGATGCGTGCTCGCTGTGTGGTTCGCCGCCGGGGGAGCGTCCTCGGTTCGACCAGGCCCACGGTGGTGCGGTGTGTGAGCCGTGCAGCCTGCGCGCGCGGGAGGCGGTGCCAGTCCCTGTCGCGCTCCTCTCCGGGCTGCGGGCGCTGCAGGAGGGGGAGCGCACGCCGCTCCCCGCGGACCTGCGCGCGCGGGCACGCAGCCTGCTCAATGTCTTCATCGCCCACCACCTGGGCCGCCGCCTCAAGAGCGTGGACTTCATGGCCCAGGTGGGCCTGGACTGA
- a CDS encoding carbohydrate kinase yields the protein MSDGLPSPLDVVCFGETLVDFLPSEQGLRVRDVPAWQPCPGGSPANVSVGLARLGMRSAMLGVVGADEFGHFLRERLAKEGVDVSHLRQTTDARTGLVFISLDARGERSFTFFRTRSAEFLLSSADVDPGFLRRAKAVHCGSNSLQREEAQAATVGMLGIAREADRIVSCDPNLRLHAWEDPTQLKGLLARMLPLCTVVKLSEEEIGFVTGTESPEEALLKLSAMGVRLPVVTLGARGALFLWRGERVQVPAPQVRVVDTTGAGDGFVAGLLHGLVSWYGGARALEGATREELVALTTFACHVGARVVEKPGAVEGLPRAEELRAVWPARAAR from the coding sequence GTGAGCGACGGACTGCCGTCACCGCTGGACGTGGTGTGTTTCGGTGAGACGTTGGTGGACTTCCTCCCCTCGGAGCAGGGCCTTCGCGTGCGAGACGTCCCCGCGTGGCAACCGTGCCCTGGAGGCTCTCCGGCCAACGTCTCGGTGGGACTGGCCCGATTGGGGATGCGGTCCGCGATGCTGGGCGTGGTGGGCGCGGACGAGTTTGGCCACTTCCTCCGCGAGCGGCTCGCGAAGGAGGGCGTCGACGTGAGCCACTTGCGCCAGACGACGGATGCGCGCACGGGACTGGTGTTCATCTCGCTGGATGCGCGAGGCGAGCGCAGCTTCACGTTCTTCCGCACCCGCTCGGCGGAGTTCCTCCTGTCCAGCGCCGATGTGGACCCGGGCTTCCTGCGCCGCGCGAAGGCGGTGCACTGCGGCTCCAACTCCCTTCAGCGCGAGGAGGCTCAAGCGGCCACGGTGGGGATGCTCGGCATCGCGCGCGAGGCGGACCGCATCGTGAGCTGCGACCCCAACCTGCGGCTCCATGCGTGGGAGGACCCGACCCAGCTCAAGGGGTTGCTCGCGCGGATGTTGCCGCTGTGCACCGTCGTGAAGCTCTCCGAGGAGGAGATTGGCTTCGTGACGGGCACCGAGTCCCCCGAAGAGGCGCTGCTGAAGCTGTCCGCCATGGGGGTGCGCCTGCCCGTGGTGACCCTGGGGGCGCGAGGGGCACTGTTCCTCTGGCGTGGCGAGCGGGTTCAGGTCCCGGCGCCTCAGGTGCGCGTGGTGGACACCACGGGGGCGGGGGATGGCTTTGTCGCGGGTCTCCTTCACGGGCTCGTGAGCTGGTACGGCGGTGCCCGGGCGCTCGAGGGCGCGACTCGCGAGGAGCTGGTGGCACTGACGACCTTCGCATGCCACGTGGGCGCTCGTGTCGTGGAGAAACCCGGGGCCGTGGAAGGACTGCCCCGAGCCGAGGAGCTGCGCGCGGTGTGGCCTGCTCGGGCAGCGCGCTGA
- a CDS encoding OPT family oligopeptide transporter, protein MALSSPHASPEEVASPPAPTPASLTLLSIPGDSAEATDSYWLTHVYQADRLPQFTLRSVLLGAAIGVVTCATNLYVGLKTGLAFGVAITAALLAHASHGLLRRLSPGLAGSPLSTLETCNAQAVASAAGYATGGALVSVQGAWLIVTGQHPSGPTLLAWTFFLSALGVLFAVPFKRRLVDHEQLPFASGTAAATTIRALHSTGSEARPRLRMLGWGGLVSGLITLVRDGLGRLPTSIPFPGSWSGVPLERLGFALESSLLPVGAGVLLGPRTTTSLMLGALLIHGLVAPHILGSGRVSAEPGAFLEWSLWPGAAALATASLLQFVLDGRILRRALSGLFSRAKAPPHPVDALQVPRGWLLVGLLVLVPATLAVAHVSFGVPLAHAVLAIALSFVLCLISCRVTGETDATPVGALSQMTQLTYGVLLPHQVHANLATAGITVNAASSSADLLTDLKTGHLLGAHPRRLFLAQLLGSAVGALAVVPLFFLLVPDREALGGERFPAPAAFITASVARVLSSGLDTLAPATRAAIGWAALGAAILVLAERVAPARVRRWVPSPLGMGLACLLPPSYALGLFLGGCLSAVSGYVKSTTLEGRWVTLAAGAIAGEGLVGVAIVLSQALW, encoded by the coding sequence ATGGCCTTGTCCTCTCCGCATGCCTCGCCCGAAGAGGTCGCGTCCCCCCCGGCGCCGACTCCGGCCTCGCTGACGCTGCTGAGCATCCCCGGCGACTCCGCCGAGGCCACGGACTCCTACTGGCTCACGCACGTCTACCAGGCCGACCGCCTGCCCCAGTTCACCCTTCGCTCCGTGCTGCTGGGCGCCGCCATCGGTGTCGTCACCTGCGCGACCAATCTCTACGTGGGGCTCAAGACGGGCCTCGCGTTTGGTGTCGCCATCACCGCCGCGCTGCTCGCGCATGCGTCTCATGGCCTCTTGCGGCGTCTGTCGCCTGGGCTCGCGGGTTCTCCTTTGTCCACGCTGGAGACCTGCAACGCGCAGGCGGTGGCCTCAGCGGCCGGATATGCCACGGGGGGCGCGCTCGTCTCCGTGCAAGGCGCGTGGCTCATCGTCACCGGACAACATCCCTCCGGCCCGACGCTGCTCGCGTGGACGTTCTTCCTGTCCGCGCTGGGCGTCCTCTTCGCCGTGCCATTCAAGCGGCGGCTCGTGGACCATGAGCAGCTTCCATTCGCCTCGGGCACCGCCGCGGCGACCACCATTCGCGCGCTGCACTCGACGGGCTCGGAGGCCCGTCCGCGTCTGCGCATGCTGGGGTGGGGCGGGTTGGTGTCGGGACTCATCACCCTGGTTCGCGATGGGCTCGGGCGATTGCCCACGTCGATTCCTTTCCCGGGCAGCTGGAGCGGGGTCCCCCTGGAGCGATTGGGATTCGCGCTGGAGTCGAGCCTGCTCCCGGTGGGCGCGGGCGTCTTGCTGGGGCCTCGCACCACGACGTCGCTGATGCTGGGCGCGCTGCTCATTCATGGGCTCGTGGCGCCACACATCCTCGGCTCCGGGCGGGTCTCCGCGGAGCCAGGCGCCTTCCTCGAGTGGAGCTTGTGGCCAGGGGCCGCGGCGCTCGCCACGGCCTCGTTGCTCCAGTTCGTGCTCGATGGCCGCATCCTTCGTCGCGCCTTGAGCGGCCTGTTCTCGCGCGCGAAAGCCCCTCCTCATCCGGTGGATGCGTTGCAGGTGCCACGCGGGTGGCTCCTCGTGGGGCTGCTGGTCCTCGTGCCCGCGACCCTCGCGGTGGCACACGTGAGCTTCGGTGTCCCACTCGCGCATGCCGTGCTCGCCATCGCGTTGTCCTTCGTCCTGTGCCTCATCTCCTGCCGCGTCACGGGTGAGACGGATGCGACGCCCGTGGGTGCGCTCAGCCAGATGACACAGCTCACGTACGGCGTGCTGCTGCCGCACCAGGTCCACGCGAACCTCGCCACGGCGGGCATCACCGTCAACGCGGCCTCTTCGTCCGCGGACCTCCTCACCGACTTGAAGACCGGCCATCTCCTGGGCGCGCATCCGCGTCGCTTGTTCCTGGCGCAGCTGCTGGGCTCGGCGGTGGGGGCCCTCGCGGTGGTGCCACTGTTCTTCCTGCTCGTGCCGGACCGCGAAGCCCTGGGCGGTGAGCGCTTTCCCGCACCCGCCGCCTTCATCACCGCGAGCGTGGCGCGGGTGTTGTCCTCGGGCCTGGACACCCTGGCGCCGGCGACTCGTGCCGCCATCGGATGGGCCGCACTCGGCGCGGCCATTCTCGTACTCGCCGAGCGGGTCGCTCCCGCGCGTGTGCGCCGCTGGGTTCCCTCGCCCTTGGGGATGGGACTGGCGTGTCTGCTGCCGCCCTCGTACGCACTGGGGCTTTTTCTCGGGGGCTGTCTCTCCGCCGTCTCGGGATACGTGAAATCCACGACGCTGGAAGGCCGTTGGGTGACGCTTGCGGCGGGCGCCATTGCTGGCGAGGGATTGGTGGGCGTCGCCATCGTGCTGTCACAGGCGCTCTGGTAG